In one Lolium rigidum isolate FL_2022 chromosome 3, APGP_CSIRO_Lrig_0.1, whole genome shotgun sequence genomic region, the following are encoded:
- the LOC124704473 gene encoding purine permease 3-like, translated as MEAESSPAPLAMEVETSTPAPQQQPPLHRNPLAIVNIVMIGIGAVAGPLILRSYFVHGGSRKWLSSFLQTSGWPLLLPHLIFRRRKDCCSPLFLLPPWLLAVSAALGVGIGLSDFLYAYGLADLPVSTSSILISTQLVFTAFFALVVVRQRFTAFSINAVVLLTVGAAMLGMNGAGSDRPEGVSRAAYYVGFAMTIGSAATYGLVLPLMELSQARLAAAGRSAGSYSLVLEMQVVIGIGATVFCIIGMIVNKDFQAIPREAQEFGLGQLGYYSLLVGAAIVFQFFFLGIIGAIFYGSALLAGVIMTLLISVTEVFAVIFFHEHFNGTKGVALGLSLWGFVSYFYGEIQTNAKQSDIPPITEHFAV; from the exons atggaagcagaaagcagcccagCTCCGCTCGCCATGGAGGTAGAAACTAGTACCCCAGCCccgcagcagcagccgccgctcCACCGCAACCCGCTCGCCATCGTCAATATCGTGATGATCGGCATCGGCGCTGTGGCCGGCCCGCTCATCCTCCGCTCCTACTTCGTCCACGGCGGTAGCCGCAAGTGGCTCTCCAGCTTCCTCCAGACATCCGGATGGCCCCTTCTCCTCCCTCATCTCATCTTCCGCCGCCGCAAAGACTGTTGCTCGCCTCTTTTCCTATTGCCTCCTTGGCTCCTCGCCGTGTCGGCCGCCTTGGGTGTCGGGATCGGGCTCAGCGATTTCCTCTACGCCTACGGCCTCGCCGACCTCCCGGTGTCCACCTCCTCCATTCTAATCTCCACGCAGCTCGTCTTCACGGCCTTCTTCGCGCTGGTCGTCGTACGCCAGCGCTTCACCGCATTCTCCAttaacgccgtcgtgctgctcacGGTCGGCGCCGCCATGCTGGGGATGAACGGCGCCGGATCCGACCGCCCGGAGGGGGTGTCGCGTGCCGCGTACTATGTTGGCTTCGCCATGACGATCGGCTCGGCGGCCACGTACGGCCTCGTGCTGCCCCTCATGGAGCTCAGCCAGGCTCGGCTCGCTGCCGCTGGCAGGTCGGCCGGCTCGTACAGTCTCGTCTTGGAGATGCAGGTCGTCATCGGCATCGGCGCAACCGTTTTCTGCATCATCGGGATGATCGTCAACAAGGATTTCCAA GCTATCCCACGCGAAGCCCAGGAGTTTGGCCTTGGCCAACTGGGCTACTACTCTTTGTTGGTTGGAGCCGCCATTGTTTTCCAGTTCTTCTTCCTTGGCATAATTGGTGCTATCTTCTATGGCTCAGCGCTTCTCGCTGGTGTCATCATGACCTTGCTCATATCAGTTACGGAGGTGTTCGCGGTCATATTTTTCCATGAGCATTTCAATGGCACCAAAGGAGTCGCTCTCGGCCTCTCACTatggggtttcgtttcgtacttcTATGGCGAGATCCAGacaaatgcaaaacaatctgACATACCACCGATTACAGAGCATTTCGCCGTTTAA